GCGCCCGGGACTCGAACTTGGGTCTTCTCGATTGTGAGCTACACTACccggtgtgtgtatgtgtgggtgtgtgtatttgtgtgtgtgtgtttgactgaATGATTGTGCGTGTGCGTTCTATATGTTTCTAATGTTTCATAGTTGTGTTTAATGGGTTTAGTGTAACATCAATTTGTTAGACCACGCTAATTATTGGAATTATGCTGCTTACTGTGTAGTGATGAATGaaatatctatatatatgtgtgtgtgtgtgtgtgtgtgtgtgtgtgtgtgtgtgagagagagagagagaattatgaaatTTGAGCAATAGTAATTAGTCAGTTATATTGCTTCTTATTCAGCAATGCACATTTAAATAAAAACGTCACACCTTATTTATGACCCACTCGCTATGTCCTTTTTGTACTAGTACAAGTACTTATGTACTTGACGGGCTCACTCAGTTATCAAAGAAGTGGAGCTTGGATGGCGCGGTGGATGGAGTTTTCGTCGTGAGAACTTCTATCCTGGTCTTGAGATATTGTTTTGACCACGCGGTTGTTATGACGACAGGGAGGACGCTTGGCTCAGTAGTGCCtggcctccgccaccaccagggAAGACAGTGTTATCGTCCTTTTACTTTCCGTCAGGTACCTCAACTTACAGCGTTGCtactgcctttttttctcttcttttctaggAATAGAAGTTTACACAAGATTATTATGGATATGTTGTCAGGTTATGAGTTCACGTCAtggagtcgtgtgtgtgtgtgtgtgtgtgtgtgtgtgtatgtgtgtgtgtgtgtgtgtgtgtgtgtgttttaattattCCCTACTTATCTGTACTGAtagtgcaacaacaacaacaacaacaacaacaacaacaacaacaacaacaccaccaacaacaacgacgacaacgacgacgacgaaattaaagaaaaaatatgcacctgagagagagagagagagagagagagagagagagagagagagagagagagagagagagagagagagagagagagagagagagagaaagaatattaacaaaacaaGCTTGTCCACTCCACTCACACCCCTCCTGTCTCCAGTTTGCCTTGCTCCTGGGAGATGGAGGGCCCTGCGGTGGTGCAGGCTGTGGAGGAGGTGGGCCTGCCCAGTGCCCGGCAGGAGGTGGCAGCCCCGAGGGAAACCACCACCTTCACAGGTCTCGTGCCCCACACCCAAGCCAGAGATGTGAGACCAGGTAACCGTCCTTACAGGTAAGTGACGCAATCAATCACGTTCTCTCGTTAAGTTACCTGTATCGTCATCTTTCCGGGATCTGTTGCAACACTGACCGATTAACTGTGCGCCTATTGCTgtgataatgttaataataatgataatgctgatgatgataacaaaacTCCTTTCCCAGTGCCGTGGACGTGACTGGGATGCGCGAGAGGCTGGTGAGGGCAGTTTCCCCGCTGCAGACGGTGGAGGAGGCGCGGGCGGGAGAGTTCACGCCTGCTCTTTGGGCGGCCCACCACCTGGACCGCCACACCCATGCACAGGACCTCCTGCAGCGCTCCGAAAAGTTAGTTCGTTTCTGGCGCTCAAATAATattcatgaaaaataaagaaataaatatacgaGAACAGTACTGTACagctaataattatttttttattcatttatctttctagTTGTTAGTTTTAATGAATGTTCTCTAGATCTGAAACGGAGGTCATATAAAGTTGAATTTCAGCTTGTTCCTCATTCTAAAATACGATTTATTGCTAAGAAACATTTTTGAATAAagtaaatacatgcaaaacacaggCATCTAGAGGATATAGATGTCAGTTTATTATTCTGATAAAATGTTCAGCAAAACTATACGATAGGAACATGATGTGAGGTTAGCTTTAAATCTAATTCCTCCagctccttatcctcctccatctcctcctcttccttcctcctctccaagGCTACGAGGTCAGAGCCGCCGCACGGAGACCTACACGGAGGAACGCACCCAGTCGGCGGAGAATTCGGTGACTCATGGGCTGGACCAGCGCCTCGCTTCTACCCTGGAGCTCCGCACGCACCTCCACCACGCCATCAACAACACCATAGACGAACTGGCGCTCCAGAACACCATGAAATCGCGACTGCAGGTGGGGATTGAGAAGTTCCTTTGTGGTCCATGTTTCGGGGAAGGTCTAATGAACTGTGCAAAGAAAGGAACCGTTTTTGATGGAAACAGCTAAGAGACGGTTGATTGAATTAAGGGTCCGTCAGCCAGTCGGTCAATATGGGAACACCGGACACACTTGGGGGGCGAGGGGTCCTCAAGAGCACGGGTTCGAATCTTGGCCACGGTCCGAgtttaggaagggcatccactcgggttTAAGGTTTCGAAAACCCAACACCAAAGTCCTTTGTTAGGAGGCACCGTTCTAACCTAGATAAATTAGGGGACCCAGACGTAAAATCCGGAAAAAGTAAGTCGGTCAGTGTGTCTCTCAGTTCAGTTCATAAGCCCCCTGCACTCCTAGGTGGCCCTGTTCGCGCTGGAGCTGCCAGAGAGGAACAACGAGGAGTGCATCCACATAAGGAGATTTCGATTCAGTGTGGACAGGACGCGAGACCCGGTGGTGTTTGCTCTCAACAAGGTAATACAGATGGAACCtccttgtcattattattattattattattattattattattattagagagagagagagagagagagagagagagagagagagagagagagagagagagagagagagagagagagagagagagagagagagagagagagagagagagattctttgtCAATGTAACAACGAATATTTATTGTGTActaatttttcattctctctctctctctctctctctctctctctctctctctctctctctctctctctctctctctctctccgtttttagCTAAGCATACATCAGTATTTTTTGTCCAAAGGTGCACTGTCGTGTGCCACCTATTTAAAGGACAATGTATAGCTTAACTTAGCCTAACGTGGTTCAGTATTAAAAATTAAAACCATATACAAGTATACAAAAATGTGCAAAAACTATATTCAGCTACAAAGAAAGTGTCTTGAAGCGATTTAATAGTTCCACAGTTTGTCCCAAATGTAGTTCACTGTACTGTATATTATGTTGTATCAGTATGATTGTCTGTGTGCATCACTGTCACTATCACTGTGTTTGTAGTGTCAGGGAGACTGTCTCTGTCTCCAGGCATAAGCCGCCACTTTCACGCTTTGGGTGTTCATGTGACGGATTTGAGACACAACGGCTATGGAAATATCCTACATCCTGGAGACGTGACCCATAAAGGTGCGGATGTGCTGGCTGGCTCGGGAAGGCGTCACTTCCATTGTGTTTCTGATCAAGTGTACCGTTCTTTTGCACCGTGTAGCGATCCCTGGAGATTGGTGCATCCCAGCGAAATGTGGCGCTCCCTGCACCTTCTCCTTGGGAACACTACTATCTCTGTAACGTTCCAGTGAGTTGATGGGACTCGCAGGCCTAGGTTGGGCAGAGGAGTCTGCAGCATCCACCAGTCACAGAGCCTGATAACGGATGCTTTTCAGTTTATTGGTGTGGGGAGGCAGCTGTTGACATTCAGTAGAGGGAAGCATACTCTAGTGAGAGCCGTATCTGGGTCTTACAGACCAAGAGCTTCCGTCTCCTGTCGAGAAAACCAGCCATCCTTTGCAGGGCGGAAACTCTGTTGGAGGCCTTTTTGGCTATGGTCTAGATGTGGCCATCAAAGCATAGTGTTCGGTCCACCTTTACTCAAGGAATCTTGATGGATTCCTGAAGCTGAAGAGGAACACCACCAAAAAGCAGTCTTCCTTACACTGCTGGTCTGGCAGTGGGAGACCTAGACATCACCACTGCCTGAGTCTTCTCCGGGGCAATGGTTACCTGTCAGCGTGCACCCAATTCCTCTAATACCCTTAGCTGCTAGTTGATGTCATCAGCAGTACACCTGCTTCCTTCTCTGGGATAGGTGTAAGAGAGAGTACATTCATCAGCAAAGACCGAGACTGCTGACGGTTGCCAAGGATCATCCACATAGACTTTCCTCAGGACTGATGCCAGCACGGGACCTTGTAGTACTGATGCTTCCACTGGCAGGGAGTCTAATGCCTGGCGTTGACGACGACTTACAAGGTCCTTCCTTGTAAGGTGCAGCAGAGGGCCGCCCCGGATGCCTTTTGCATGAAGTTTTCCACCAGCCCTCCTGGccacactctttttctcatttttttttctttttctcacctgtAAGAACATGAACGCCTATAGATAAGATTgctccctgccttcctcactAATGTTTGAAGAGAGTGTCCGGATGGCTGGCAACACACtggttctcttcttcccttatataagtgacacaaaagaaaagtcctgaatcattactTTACCCAAGTTTGTTGAGAACTCATTGTACTCTATTGAGCTttcaactttccttctttctttttatttttccttttctttttttttgtttcctcttccttcacgttTCGTTCATGATTTTAGTAGTGTCTCTAACTGacctttgctttccttcttccttctttttccttctttctttctttctttctaccttcgttttttttcttctcttttattagtCTTGCGCGAATATCCTTTATgtccccctttcctttctttcttcttcccttccttcctttttcattctttcattcttattattccttcacttcctcctgcataccttcctcgtttccttcattcccttcattctttatttttctttccttcttccttttttcctttcctttcattccctccctcttctttcccttctcatccATGAATCTcgatccttccctccttcctcccccttgcttctctccttccttcttatctctgtCTCAATCTGCAATGACccgaacaggagaaggagacaCTGAGTACGGGTCGCAGCCTCCTGACACAGACGCTGAAGGAGACAGAGGCACAGATCAGTCGCCTGCTGGAGGTCAAAAGGCTGCTGGAACATGACTGGTCCGACAAACAGGAAGCCTTTCAGCTGGACCACTTCGCCGCCAAGCTGGCCAACGACCGTATCAAGGCGCAGTTCAAGGTGGGTTGTCAGGGAAAGAacactggtggtggcggtggtggtaatggatttttttttaccagaattGTATTGTTAAattcgttattatttttattggcGTTGTTTTAAgtattagtgatggtgatagtattattatcattattattattattatcattattattattattagtagtagtagtggagtattattactatcattattattattattattattagtagtagtagtagtagtagtggtagtagtagtagtagtagtagtagaatcagaagaagaagcagcagcaatagcagcagcagaagcagcagcagcattttattattgttattattattattatcattattattgttaatatcattattattgttattatcattatcattatcattattattatcattattattattattattattattattattattattattattttcaatatcatcatcatcatcatcatcatcatcatcatcatcagcatcataagtagtagtagtagtagtagtagtagtagtagtagtagtagtagtagtagtagtagtagtagtagtagtactagtagtagcagtaatgataTTCAGGACATTGAGTGAGTGGAATCTGATAGAGAGTGGTCACTCACGTCTCTAATCCATTATgtaccagaaagagagaaagaaaaaaaaatatcagtaacCATGACAAGATGTTAGTGAAGTGACTGATAACCTTATCAATCTGGAACAATGTTTTGTGGTTATGTTATCCTTGTTATATTTCGTTAAACACGTAAAGATCTTTATCAGATCCCTCTtatcctacgtctctctaaacaATGTAAACTTGAAAACTTCAGTCTCCTTTTGTAAGGAAtatttctcatcctttttttttttttttttcattttttgttgtaCTAATTTTAATAGACCCGTATCTCTCCTGTATAATAGAGACCAGAAAAGATCCACAGCATAATCTACAATAGTTAAGGTCTGACTAGTGTCAAATATAAATTTGACGTTTCTCCGGGACTTCTGTTTTAACGCTCCTGAATATAATTCCTAATATATGATCTGCCTAATTTTGGGGCACTATGCATTGTTTATTTCTGATTTAAAGCACAGCTGATTATAACTCCCAAATATTTATCTCTCTTTGAACTTACCAGAGCCTCCTTCTCTAATGTGTATCTGTTATTTGGATCTTCTTACGTTCTTGTAAATACTGCCCTTCACAGGCGGTGTCAGCGGCCCTGAACGAGGGAGTGTCTGTGCCAGACACGTGGAGACTGCGCAGCAAGGAGCATCTGGATGTGTGTCGCAGGGAGATAACGACGGGGAGTCAGCTGAGGGGCGCTGCTGATCAGGTATGACTTCCCCAAGGTGAACTAAGGTACTGTACCTTTCACG
This window of the Scylla paramamosain isolate STU-SP2022 chromosome 1, ASM3559412v1, whole genome shotgun sequence genome carries:
- the LOC135100088 gene encoding tektin-4-like, whose translation is MEGPAVVQAVEEVGLPSARQEVAAPRETTTFTGLVPHTQARDVRPGNRPYSAVDVTGMRERLVRAVSPLQTVEEARAGEFTPALWAAHHLDRHTHAQDLLQRSEKLRGQSRRTETYTEERTQSAENSVTHGLDQRLASTLELRTHLHHAINNTIDELALQNTMKSRLQVALFALELPERNNEECIHIRRFRFSVDRTRDPVVFALNKEKETLSTGRSLLTQTLKETEAQISRLLEVKRLLEHDWSDKQEAFQLDHFAAKLANDRIKAQFKAVSAALNEGVSVPDTWRLRSKEHLDVCRREITTGSQLRGAADQALRDVARDAEDTAEAVDVALNIRIAELNEAKARLTEKDGMLRQEIAQEEVSIASLRQALQDKESPLQVAQSRHWTRSFRPGADRCLDQPHYRLKDELQELPQSIESLRERLRASEDTLEDLHRLHEDFAKDILHREHTLSLERRCVTVRSVRQTQEKLQGL